The following proteins are encoded in a genomic region of Corylus avellana chromosome ca4, CavTom2PMs-1.0:
- the LOC132179254 gene encoding pyruvate dehydrogenase E1 component subunit beta-1, mitochondrial isoform X1 — protein sequence MLGTLRQKVGAGSSLMILGQSLQRTRSAASALRSYSSAAKEMMVRDALNSALDEEMSADPKVFLMGEEVGEYQGAYKISKGLLEKYGPERVLDTPITEAGFTGIGVGAAYYGLRPIVEFMTFNFSMQAIDHIINSAAKSNYMSSGQISVPIVFRGPNGAAAGVGAQHSQCYAAWYAACPGLKVLCPYSSEDARGLLKAAIRDPDPVVFLENELLYGESFPVSAEVLDSSFCLPIGKAKIEREGKDVTITAFSKMVGYALKAAEILAKEGISAEVINLRSIRPLDRSTINASVRKTNRLITVEEGFPQHGVGAEICTSVIEESFGYLDAPVERIAGADVPMPYAANLERMAVPQVEDIVRAAKRACYRSVPLAAAA from the exons ATGTTGGGGACTTTGAGGCAAAAGGTCGGTGCTGGGTCTTCTCTTATG ATTTTGGGACAGTCCTTACAGAGGACTCGCTCTGCTGCGTCGGCGTTGAGGAGTTACTCATCAGCAGCAAAAGAG ATGATGGTGAGAGACGCTCTAAACTCTGCACTTGATGAGGAAATGTCTGCTGATCCTAAAGTATTTTTGATGGGTGAAGAG GTTGGGGAATATCAAGGTGCATACAAG ATATCCAAAGGGCTTTTGGAAAAGTATGGTCCTGAGAGGGTTCTTGATACACCAATTACGGAG GCTGGGTTTACTGGGATTGGAGTTGGTGCTGCTTACTATGGTCTTCGGCCTATTGTGGAGTTTATGACATTTAACTTCTCTATGCAG GCAATTGACCACATCATTAATTCTGCTGCAAAATCAAACTATATGTCTTCTGGCCAGATATCTGTGCCTATAGTTTTTAGAGGGCCTAATGGTGCTGCTGCTGGAGTTGGTGCTCAGCACTCTCAA TGTTATGCTGCATGGTATGCCGCCTGCCCTGGGTTGAAAGTGTTGTGCCCATACTCATCTGAAGATGCCCGTGGACTGCTAAAGGCTGCAATAAGGGATCCTGATCCTGTtgttttccttgaaaatgagcTGTT ATATGGCGAGTCATTCCCTGTTTCAGCTGAAGTTCTTGATTCCAGTTTTTGCCTTCCAATAGGAAAAGCTAAG attgagagagaaggaaaGGATGTGACTATTACAGCTTTTTCAAAAATGGTGGGATATGCTCTCAAG GCGGCTGAGATTCTTGCAAAGGAAGGTATCAGTGCTGAG GTTATAAATTTGCGCTCAATTCGGCCACTAGACAGATCGACAATTAATGCTTCTGTCAGGAAAACCAACAGACTGATAACAGTTGAAGAAGGATTTCCTCAGCATGGCGTTGGAGCCGAAATCTG CACATCTGTTATTGAGGAGAGCTTTGGTTATCTTGATGCACCAGTTGAGAGAATTGCTGGGGCTGATGTTCCAATGCCTTATGCGGCCAATCTTGAGAGGATGGCTGTCCCACAG GTTGAAGACATTGTTCGTGCAGCCAAGAGAGCATGCTACAGATCTGTACCGTTGGCTGCAGCTGCTTAA
- the LOC132179254 gene encoding pyruvate dehydrogenase E1 component subunit beta-1, mitochondrial isoform X2, with protein sequence MLGTLRQKILGQSLQRTRSAASALRSYSSAAKEMMVRDALNSALDEEMSADPKVFLMGEEVGEYQGAYKISKGLLEKYGPERVLDTPITEAGFTGIGVGAAYYGLRPIVEFMTFNFSMQAIDHIINSAAKSNYMSSGQISVPIVFRGPNGAAAGVGAQHSQCYAAWYAACPGLKVLCPYSSEDARGLLKAAIRDPDPVVFLENELLYGESFPVSAEVLDSSFCLPIGKAKIEREGKDVTITAFSKMVGYALKAAEILAKEGISAEVINLRSIRPLDRSTINASVRKTNRLITVEEGFPQHGVGAEICTSVIEESFGYLDAPVERIAGADVPMPYAANLERMAVPQVEDIVRAAKRACYRSVPLAAAA encoded by the exons ATGTTGGGGACTTTGAGGCAAAAG ATTTTGGGACAGTCCTTACAGAGGACTCGCTCTGCTGCGTCGGCGTTGAGGAGTTACTCATCAGCAGCAAAAGAG ATGATGGTGAGAGACGCTCTAAACTCTGCACTTGATGAGGAAATGTCTGCTGATCCTAAAGTATTTTTGATGGGTGAAGAG GTTGGGGAATATCAAGGTGCATACAAG ATATCCAAAGGGCTTTTGGAAAAGTATGGTCCTGAGAGGGTTCTTGATACACCAATTACGGAG GCTGGGTTTACTGGGATTGGAGTTGGTGCTGCTTACTATGGTCTTCGGCCTATTGTGGAGTTTATGACATTTAACTTCTCTATGCAG GCAATTGACCACATCATTAATTCTGCTGCAAAATCAAACTATATGTCTTCTGGCCAGATATCTGTGCCTATAGTTTTTAGAGGGCCTAATGGTGCTGCTGCTGGAGTTGGTGCTCAGCACTCTCAA TGTTATGCTGCATGGTATGCCGCCTGCCCTGGGTTGAAAGTGTTGTGCCCATACTCATCTGAAGATGCCCGTGGACTGCTAAAGGCTGCAATAAGGGATCCTGATCCTGTtgttttccttgaaaatgagcTGTT ATATGGCGAGTCATTCCCTGTTTCAGCTGAAGTTCTTGATTCCAGTTTTTGCCTTCCAATAGGAAAAGCTAAG attgagagagaaggaaaGGATGTGACTATTACAGCTTTTTCAAAAATGGTGGGATATGCTCTCAAG GCGGCTGAGATTCTTGCAAAGGAAGGTATCAGTGCTGAG GTTATAAATTTGCGCTCAATTCGGCCACTAGACAGATCGACAATTAATGCTTCTGTCAGGAAAACCAACAGACTGATAACAGTTGAAGAAGGATTTCCTCAGCATGGCGTTGGAGCCGAAATCTG CACATCTGTTATTGAGGAGAGCTTTGGTTATCTTGATGCACCAGTTGAGAGAATTGCTGGGGCTGATGTTCCAATGCCTTATGCGGCCAATCTTGAGAGGATGGCTGTCCCACAG GTTGAAGACATTGTTCGTGCAGCCAAGAGAGCATGCTACAGATCTGTACCGTTGGCTGCAGCTGCTTAA